Proteins from one Asterias rubens chromosome 21, eAstRub1.3, whole genome shotgun sequence genomic window:
- the LOC117304613 gene encoding C-type lectin domain family 4 member M-like, whose protein sequence is MLDHESMYEEPSSMMEVTVSSRAKGTWVCYGGGSIGLQDKRWEDGQPDGGDDCAKGLAAGWNDYDCGVSQRLICQRPVAPL, encoded by the exons ATGCTAGACCATGAAAGCATGTATGAAGAACCTTCGTCCATGATGGAAGTGACAGTATCATCACGTGCCAAAG gTACCTGGGTGTGTTATGGTGGAGGTTCTATTGGCTTGCAGGACAAGAGATGGGAGGATGGTCAGCCAGACGGCGGAGACGATTGCGCCAAAGGCTTGGCTGCAGGCTGGAATGATTATGATTGTGGTGTAAGCCAGAGGTTAATTTGTCAGCGTCCTGTCGCACCACTCTAA
- the LOC117304753 gene encoding cytochrome P450 2J3-like produces the protein MNLSLMFWGLVEARAVLIALVIFLGVSWLRRSSRYKNLPPGPFTGSWSSFMEDTSTVYDLLKSDVTRQPHQIFKRFSVKYGDLLYINTVALRIVVLNSCESIRQAFQNQHISDRPAIQVLKHTIEGDGVAFASGETWKRQRKLVLNFLRAFGVNRTSFEDKIALEAEHLNAEFRKHGGLQFNPSHLLANAVSNVICSVLFGRRYEYTDRKFQRLLHAIYRNVAIIGGSTGPLQMLPYIYLLKWFIPVIRETANNGRLIVEFAREVLEEHQVDFDPDNLRDFTDVYLKEMYNNNNNNNINENKTCLTINDMCATASDLFIAGTETTSTALRWGLLHLMSRPDIQQRVQQELDSVVGRDRLPSVSDKPNLPYTMATLMELQRIGNILPLGIPHQASQDTTVMGYDIPKGTVVMPNMWCLTSDSKLWDEPDVLKPERFLDETGRNVIKYEEMMPFSTGRRMCIGEQLAKTELFIFLTHTLHQFNIEKPAASPPFTFKGIMGVTLSPLPYEICATPRNF, from the exons ATGAATCTTAGTTTGATGTTTTGGGGTTTGGTCGAGGCCCGCGCTGTCCTGATAGCGCTTGTTATTTTCCTCGGTGTTTCCTGGCTCAGGAGGAGCAGCCGATACAAGAATCTGCCCCCTGGACCATTCACGGGGTCCTGGTCGTCGTTTATGGAAGACACCTCCACCGTGTACGACCTATTAAAGAGTGACGTCACCAGGCAGCCACACCAGATTTTCAAAAG GTTTTCCGTGAAGTATGGAGATCTTCTTTACATCAATACGGTGGCTTTACGGATCGTTGTGCTCAACAGTTGTGAATCGATTAgacaagcttttcagaaccaacacatcAGCGACAGACCGGCTATTCAAGTTTTGAAACACACAATCGAAGGAGATG GAGTTGCCTTCGCCTCGGGAGAAACTTGGAAACGTCAAAGGAAATTGGTCTTGAATTTCCTGCGAGCCTTCGGGGTTAATCGGACAAGCTTCGAGGACAAGATAGCCCTGGAGGCCGAACATCTGAATGCAGAGTTCCGGAAGCACGGCGGCCTTCAATTCAACCCCTCGCATCTCCTCGCCAATGCCGTGTCTAACGTCATCTGCTCGGTACTGTTCGGCCGGAGATACGAGTACACCGACCGGAAGTTTCAGCGCCTTTTACATGCGATTTACCGTAACGTTGCGATCATAGGCGGTTCTACTGGACCTTTGCAGATGTTGCCGTACATTTACCTTCTCAAG TGGTTCATACCAGTGATCAGGGAGACGGCGAACAACGGAAGACTGATCGTAGAGTTCGCCCGGGAGGTCTTGGAGGAGCATCAGGTAGACTTCGACCCAGACAACCTTAGAGACTTTACAGATGTGTATCTCAAAGAGatgtacaataacaacaacaacaataacatcaacgagaacaaaacttgtttaaCTATAAATGACATGTGTGCCACTGCATCCGATCTTTTCATCGCCGGGACCGAGACGACGTCGACTGCACTTCGTTGGGGGCTGCTGCACCTGATGTCACGGCCTGATATACAGCAACGAGTCCAGCAGGAACTTGACTCTGTGGTAGGTCGAGACCGTCTGCCCAGCGTATCCGACAAGCCAAATCTACCCTACACCATGGCTACCCTCATGGAGCTCCAACGGATCGGCAATATTCTCCCATTGGGTATTCCCCATCAGGCTTCGCAAGACACTACTGTAATGGGTTATGATATCCCCAAAGGTACCGTTGTCATGCCCAACATGTGGTGCCTAACAAGTGACTCTAAGTTGTGGGATGAGCCCGATGTGTTGAAGCCAGAGAGATTCCTTGATGAGACGGGACGCAATGTGATCAAGTACGAAGAGATGATGCCATTCAGCACAG GTCGTCGAATGTGCATTGGTGAGCAGCTTGCAAAGACGGAGCTTTTCATATTCCTGACGCATACCCTCCACCAGTTCAATATTGAGAAGCCAGCCGCCTCCCCTCCCTTCACCTTCAAGGGGATCATGGGGGTAACACTGTCTCCTCTTCCCTATGAAATCTGTGCCACGCCCCGTAATTTCTAA